A genomic stretch from Ovis canadensis isolate MfBH-ARS-UI-01 breed Bighorn chromosome 5, ARS-UI_OviCan_v2, whole genome shotgun sequence includes:
- the LOC138441649 gene encoding nuclear envelope pore membrane protein POM 121-like, with protein sequence MGCYLSRPRPRPWSPALPGGDQPESPECLGPAHTASRVPPACRVHSGAPTLDLARRLSFEGLMASPRRRLYRRGFVLVHRRQYSIQQARCLFWGFFPSVPRSGHQKPLPSACSSNMFHTSVILRMASAKGKLTLRLPLKRTVICTWSSFSVHLPNLCVKEILVRALEESGQLRGKEEKDLTALAESRKGLAKQKKGHSAQESQDKQRRGSNPGGNAQSAFRRLMINGVLSSFVPRPGPLVLCSKSSEDILIRKSQTYFLSSRSKRNAITSSYSSTRGFPQLQRSGPGAARLLGPESSHLHELSEKTSEEGHRPNPSASMEPQRKIEDEKFADGHLRKKQNLNWSQSSDSSRPRKRKIPLLLPTRRNGPLILPPPLQIGYPVTAEDLDLEKRAAIQWINNVLEG encoded by the coding sequence ATGGGCTGTTACCTTAGCCGGCCTCGCCCTCGCCCGTGGTCACCTGCTCTGCCGGGCGGGGACCAGCCAGAGAGCCCCGAGTGCCTCGGGCCCGCGCACACCGCCAGCCGTGTTCCCCCAGCTTGCCGGGTTCACTCGGGGGCCCCAACTCTGGACCTGGCTCGAAGGCTGTCCTTTGAGGGTCTCATGGCTTCACCCCGTCGTCGTCTGTACCGTCGCGGGTTTGTCCTAGTCCATCGGCGGCAATATTCAATCCAGCAAGCCCGGtgtttattttggggtttttttccctctgtgccCCGGAGTGGCCATCAGAAGCCATTGCCGTCTGCTTGCAGTTCCAACATGTTCCACACCTCAGTAATCCTGAGGATGGCATCCGCAAAGGGCAAACTGACGCTCCGTTTGCCTCTGAAGCGGACAGTCATCTGtacatggtcttcattttctgttcaCCTCCCAAACCTTTGTGTAAAGGAGATTCTGGTGAGGGCCCTAGAAGAGAGTGGTCAactgagaggaaaggaagagaaggaccTGACAGCCTTGGCTGAGAGCAGAAAGGGGCTAGCAAAGCAAAAGAAAGGGCACTCAGCCCAGGAGAGTCAGGATAAACAGAGAAGGGGCTCGAATCCAGGTGGGAATGCACAGTCTGCGTTTAGACGCCTCATGATCAACGGGGTCCTCTCTTCCTTTGTGCCCAGGCCTGGACCTCTGGTTCTCTGTTCCAAGAGTTCGGAAGATATCCTGATTAGGAAATCCCAGACCTATTTTTTGAGTTCACGCAGCAAACGAAATGCCATCACCAGTTCATACAGCTCCACAAGAGGTTTCCCACAGCTCCAGAGGAGTGGTCCAGGTGCAGCCAGACTCCTGGGCCCAGAGTCATCGCATCTTCATGAGCTCTCAGAGAAAACCAGCGAGGAAGGCCATCGGCCTAACCCTTCAGCCTCAATGGAACCTCAGAGGAAGATCGAGGATGAAAAATTTGCAGATGGCCacttaagaaagaaacaaaacttaaatTGGTCACAGTCATCTGACAGTTCCAGGCCCCGCAAACGCAAGATTCCTCTGCTGCTACCCACCAGGAGAAATGGCCCACtgatccttcccccacccctccagatAGGCTATCCAGTCACTGCTGAAGACCTTGACCTAGAGAAGAGAGCTGCAATCCAGTGGATTAACAACGTCTTGGAGGGGTAA